The Bernardetia sp. ABR2-2B DNA window AGGTCATTGTCTAACTCTTGAATACCATCATAATCATGATTCATCAAAACAGCTCTTTCAGGCTTAGCTGCATTAAATTTTTTCCAAAACCACTCTGAAAATGATTCTGTGTCTTCTTCCTCTACTAGCTCACCTCTAGCAATTTTTTCTCTTTTAAGGACTGACTGACTATAATTATAGACAGAAAGACTGGCAATCAAGACCAAAATCACAATGATAAATGAAAGAGCTAGAAGTATAATTACACCAAACTCTAAAGGAGAAAAATCAGTAGAAATTCCACTTGTATTTTGTGCAAAACTGTTTTGAGAAAATAGAGAAAACGAAATCATTAGAAACAGCCATCTAAATTCCCCTTTCTTTTTTTGATTGAATAAATTATATACTTTCTGTTTCATTTTGTGTATTATTTTGAGTAAATGAATTAGAATGATTGTTTGTAGCATCTTCTAAGGGCAAGTTTTCCCAATGAGCTACGTTTGTTTTTTTAGCTGAATACACATTGATTATCATTATTACAAAGACAGAAAAGAATATAATCACTCCTATCATTGGATAAATATCAATGCCTTCTATGGCTCTAGCTACGTCTTTATACATCGTTTTTATATTTTTAATTTAGACCCTAAGGGTTTCGAAAACCCTTAGGGTCTTATAGTATCTGTTTATTTTTTAGGCAAATATTGAGGATCGACCTTCTCTACATCTGTTCCTAAGCGTTGTAAGTAGGCAATAATGGCGATAATTTCTCTGTCTGCTTTGACTTCAATGTTATCATTTGCCAATCTTTCTTGAATTCCTGCTGCTTGTTTTGCCATATCTTCGTGTACTTTTTTCTCAAATCCTTTTGGATAAGGAACACCTAAATTTTGCATCGCTTTTATTTTTCGTTCTGTAAGCGACGTATTCAACTGGTTTTCGATGAGCCAATAGTATGGAGGCATAATCGAACCGGGAGAAGTAGATTGAGGGTCGTACATGTGATTGAAATGCCAAGAATCAGGCATTTTTCCACCTTCACGCTGCAAATCAGGTCCTGTACGTTTCGATCCCCACAAGAACGGACGGTCATAGACAAACTCTCCTGCTTTAGAATAATCTCCATAGCGTTCGGTTTCATCTCTAAAAGGTCGTATCATTTGAGAATGACAAACAGCACAGTTTTCACGAATATAAATATCACGTCCTTCTAGCTCTAAAGGCGTATAAGGTTTGACGGCTGCAATAGTAGGTACATTTGAGCGAATCAAAAATGTAGGAACAAACTCAATAAATCCACCAATAAGAATAGCTACCGTACTCCAAAATAAAAGTTGCAATGGACGTTTTTCAATCCACGAATGCCAATGTCCACCCTTTTCTTTTTCTTGAACTTTGATAGCTGGTGCAGATGCTTTTTCTTCTGGAATGAATCTACCTTGTTGTATAGTTCTGAAAATATTATAAATCATAATCAAAACACCAATTATGTAAAGCAATCCACCAAAAGCTCGCATATAATACATTGGTAAAATCTGTGTAACAGTTTCTAAAAATTCATACTTTAAGAAACCAGCAGGTGTAAATTCTTTCCACATCAAACTCTGCGTCCAGCCTGCCCAATAAATCGGGATTGCATAGAATAAAATTCCTAATGTACCAATCCAAAAATGAGTATTTGCTAATTTTGTAGAGAATAATTTTGTACTGAAAAGACGAGGCATTAGCCAATATAACATTCCAAAAGTCAAGAAACCATTCCAACCTAATGCGCCAACATGTACGTGAGCAATTGTCCAGTCTGTATAATGACTAATTGCATTTACATTTTTGAAAGAAAGCATAGGACCTTCAAAAGTAGCCATACCATATGAGGTAAGAGCGACAACAAAAAACTTCAAAACAGGGTTTTCACGTACTTTGTCCCATGCACCACGCAAAGTAAGAAGTCCGTTGAGCATTCCACCCCAAGATGGAGCAATCAGCATCAATGAAAAAACAGTTCCTAACCATTGCGCCCAATCTGGTAAAGCTGTATAAAGCAAGTGATGAGGACCTGCCCAGATATAGATAAAAATCAATGCCCAATAGTGAATAATAGAAAGTCGATAGGAATATACAGGGCGATTAGCAGCCTTTGGAACAAAGTAATACATCAGTCCCAAATACGGAGTAGTCAAGAAAAATGCAACGGCATTGTGTCCGTACCACCATTGAACAAGCGCATCCTGAACGCCTGCATAAAGCGAATAACTCTTGGTAAGTGAAACAGGATATTCCATTGAGTTTACGATATGCAAAACTGCCACCGTAACAAATGTAGCAATGAAAAACCAAATCGCAACGTACAAATGTTGTTCTCTACGTTTGATAATTGTTCCCATCATATTTACACCAAAAACAACCCAAATAAGTGCAATAGCAATATCTAAAGGCCACTCTAATTCTGCGTATTCTTTGGATGTATTATAACCCAAAAATAAGGTAACAGCAGCAAAAACAATGATAAGTTGCCACGCCCAAAAGTGAATTTTACTCAATATATCGCTATACATACGAGCTTTACAAAGTCGTTGAAGGGAGTAATACACACCCATAAAAATCCCATTTCCTACAAACGCAAATATAACAGCGTTGGTATGAACAGCACGAACACGCCCAAAGGTAAAATATTCTGTAAAATTAAACATCGGATGCGCCATCTGAAGAGCAGCCAGTAAACCGACAACCATTCCGATAAGTCCCCAAAAGGTAGTTGCATAAGCAAAGTTTCTGACAATAGTATTATCATAAGAAAAATGCTCTAGTTGTAAGCCTTCCCATTTTTTCTTTATAGGGGGACTTTCCTGTGTAATTTGGTTGGAGGTTTGATTTTCCATAGATTATTTATGTAGGTTGAGATGTAGAATTGTAGATGTATTTCTGATTGATTTTTTTTTAAATTTATGCAGACAAGGTTAAAACCGTATTTTTTATTCTACTTAGTTTCTTCTGCTTCTGTGTCCTGATTTGCTATTTCATTATCATCAAATAAAATTCTGATGCTTGGTGTATAAGTATCTTCGTATTGATTATCTTTTACTGACCAAAAAAAAGCAGCCAAAAAGCCTAAAGCGACAATCAAACTACAAATCACTAAGACAATTAAAACTTGCATATTTTTTGATTATTTGAGTAAAAACCATCAAAAAAAGATTGCTAATGACTTTTTCTGATTTTCTATGCTACAAATTTAAGCTCCTTGATGCTCCAGAAATAGGAGAGGTTTCAGTATGAAATATGACTTTTGACAGGTTTTGGTCTTGAAGCCCCTTAAGGTTCAAACAAAGAAAAACACCTTCCTTTTTTAGAAAGGTGTCTATAAGAAATGATTGAAATTTTATGTTTATTTGTTGCCAAACATTGTACGGCTGTTGCTATAAATAGTCAGAGCTGCTATTACGAGCAGAACACCTACAAAGACAATCAGTCCACAAACAATAAGCATCTGAATTTCTTGCAACGTGATAGTAGCTTTACCTGTTGGAGTTTGAGCAAAAGTAGAAGTAGAAAATAACATTGTTAGCATAAAAAAGAAAACACTAACAATTTTAGAAGATTTTACGAGTAGAGAAACAACTGTATTTTTCATCTTATTATGGGTTTTTGAAATGTATAGTAAAAATGATTTGTTTTGAAATTTAAAATCTAAAAATCATTAGAGTAGATTTTTTTTCTAAGAACTCTTTATTGATTTTCTATACTACAAATTTACGGCACTCAAACAGCCTAAAATAGAAGCTTTTTCAGTATAAAAGATGATTCTTGACAGGTTTTTAATTTAAATACTTCTTTATGAGTTGATTCCATTTTTCTTTATGTATTTTCTTTAGTTCTGTGTCATTTTGAACTAAAAGACTATAGTTTTCCACAAAATCACTCAAAGAACTTATCAGTCTTAAATAATATTTTATTGTTGGCAAAATTCCGTTTACTATAATCTGACAGCCATGTTCTACTTTCATTTTTGCTACTAACCCTTCAATGATATGATTCTCCTCTTGCTTTATCTCATAAGAAAGAATATAATATCTATTTGGATTATACCTTTTAATTTTCTCAATAGCTATTCTAACCATATTTGCATCTATCGGCTTGTCTAATTTTACCTCTACGGCTTCAAAGAGTTGTTTTTTCTTAAAAATTTCAATATCTCCAGCCGTTTTTGAAGTTCTATCAGATGCTGTATGACTTCCCAAAGGAGATAAAGCACAGTCTGAATACCTGCTCATTTCAAAAACTACGTTTTGATAAACAGCAAAAAGAGCTAAAACAGGAAGTTTAGAACCTCCTGCTATTTTGTATTTAAAATAAAAATGTTCGTCTAAAGCTTTGTAAATTTTATCAATGCTAACTTTTTCGACATCTTTCAATGGAGTTATTTTTACAATGGAATCTTTTTGTATTTGAATAGCCTTTGATAATAATAGACGTAAAATATTCCTTGCAGTATTTGGTTTTTTTTCTATAACATCAAGAATATTCAAAAAGGCTTCTTTTACTTTTTTGTTACTGATTTTTCCATTGTAATTTAAAGTATAGGGATAAGGCTGTTCTAACGAACGAGTAAGCCAACCACTTTCAGCCATAGAAGGTAATCCTAATTCTTTCAAAGTAGGTGTAATAAACTGTGTATCTATCGAACGACCAGAAAAACCATCTTTCATTCCTGACTGATGATAACGAATATCTTGTTTTGGTTCAATTAATTTATGAGTAAGCAAAGTAACCAAAACAGTAAATACTCCTTTCTGACTTTTGATATTTTTACTTATAGATTGTATATAATCTTGTGTTTTAGCATCTACATTCTTGATGTCAAGAAGAGAAGAAGAGAGAGTGTAAATCTCCTTCAATTTGTCTTTGTGATTCATTAATTAATAAATTTTGTTCTTTTATACTTTCTGCAATAGCTCTTATAACAGGAATAGCAACAGAATTTCCAATTTGCTTATAACGTTCGCCCGTATTTGGATGCTTTATAAAATTACTATCAAAACCCATTATTCTATAACATTCATTGATAGTTAGTTTTCTGACAGCACCTAATTCTGGAATATAAATAAAAAAACGTCCTGCTGTTTCTTGTGAGGGAATTGTTGGATGTGTTCCATCAATAGAATAGATACGATTTGGTTGTCTGTGAACTCTTGAAAGATGTTCTGTATTTTCTCTTACTCCTTTTTTCCAAATATTCTTGTTACGATACCCTACGAAAAGCAAACCACTAGCTTGTTTTCTTGGTGTATTGATAAGTGTATATTCTGACTTTTCTAAAAATTCAAACTCTCCTTCTGTATCTAAAAAATCTTTTAAAATGACTTTCTTTTTTGTTTTTAACTTAGAGAAATTGAAGTAATGATTTTTTGTAGCAATAATAAAAATTCGCTCTCTATTTTGAGGAAGTCCAAAGTCTTTTGCATTCAAAATTTTATGAGTAACATTATACCCTAAATTATTTAAGGCTTTCAAAATAGTAGTGAAAGTTCTCTTTTTATCATGATGAATAAGATGTTTTACATTTTCCAATACCACTACACTTGGTTGCTTTTCGTCTATAATTTGACAAATATCAAAAAATAAAGTTCCTCTAGTATCCTCAAAGCCTTTCTTTTTACCAGAAATACTAAAAGGCTGACAAGGAAATCCTGCTAATAAAATATCAAAATCAGGAATCTCTTTTGGATTGATTTGGGTAATATCTCCATAAGGTTTCTCTCCAAAATTAGTTGAATACACCTCTTGACATTTCTCGTTTATTTCAGAAGTAAAAACGCATTCAAATCCTGCATCTTCAAAACCTTTTCTAAAACCTCCAATTCCTGCAAATAAATCTATAAATTTGTATTTCATTTTTACTTTACTCTATTTCAAAATTAAATCTATCATAAAATTACAAATTTATTTCTAAACGAACCTCCTACAAACCGTTCAACACCTAGAAAGAAAACAGATCAAGAGCATTGTGATTATATCATTAACTTTTTGGAAGAGAATAAAATATCAAATTCATACTTACAAGACTGGAAAAACATAAAGTTAATATTTTCACCCCAAAAGCTGACAAAATTCATTTTTTAAGGACTTTTTCAGAGGTAGTTTTGTCATTATCTAAAAACTATGAAGTTTAATAGTTATGGCAACAGCAGTAGCATCTCAAGAAACAGCACACAAACAAGCAGAACAAAAACAGAACTGTTTTCATTGTGGAGACAAATGTCCTTCAACTCCTATTTTGTATGACGAAAAAGAATTTTGTTGTACAGGCTGCAAAACCGTATATACTATTCTCTCCCAAAACGGTTTGAAAAGTTATTATGCTCTTGACAAAGCTGGTATCTCTCCTAAATTGAATCAAAACCCAGAACAGTTTGCTTACTTAGATAATGAAGAACTAATAGCACAGTTGGTAGATTTTACTGATGGAAACTTTACTCGTATTACATTTAACCTTCCTCAAATTCATTGTGCATCTTGCATTTGGCTATTAGAAAAACTACCTCACTTATTTGAAGGCGTACAAGACTCCAAAGTAAATTTTTTAAGGCGAGAAGCAAATATTAGTTTTTATACAGATAAAATTTCACTTCGTAAACTTGTCGAATCGCTTTCTTCTTTAGGCTATGCTCCAGACCTTAAATTAGAATCTAAAAACAAGGAAAAAAAGAATAGTCTTCCTCCCAATTTTTTACTGCGTTTGGGTGTAGCTGGTTTTTGTTTTGGAAACTTGATGCTACTTAGTTTTCCAGAATATTTAGGCTTACCAATTGCAGAAGATGAATTTCCTCGTTTTTTTGGCTATCTAAATATCTTGCTTTCTTTGCCTGTTTTGTTTTTTAGTGGTGCAAATTATTTTAAAGATGCTTTTTATGCTCTCCGACATAAAACTCTAAATTTTGATGTACCGATTGCTCTTGGTATTTCGGCTCTTTTTGGACGAAGTGTGTATGAAATTTTGAGCCATACGGGAGCAGGATATTCAGATTCTTTGGCTGCTCTTATTTTTTTACTTTTAATAGGACAATGGTTTCAACGCCGAACTTTTGATAGCATTTCTTTTGAAAGAGATTATCAATCTTATTTTCCTTTGGCTGCTCTTTTAGAAACACAAGAAAACAATCAGAAAGTTATAAAGTCTATTTCTTTATCTGATTTGAAAATAGAAGATATTGTTATTGTAAAAAATGGGCAACTTATTCCAGCAGACGGAGAACTTTTGGAAGGAAAAGCACAGATAGATTACAGTTTTGTAAGTGGAGAAACCAAACCCATAGAAGCAAAAAAAGGAGAACGACTTTATGCTGGAGGAAGACAATGGGGTGAGCCTCTACGTATAAAATTACTCAAAACAGTTTCACAAAGCTATTTGATGCAACTTTGGAACAATGAAGCTTTTGATAAAGACAACAATCATTTGCTCAAAAACATAACACAACGTTGGGGTAGAAACTTTACAGTTTTTGTGCTTTTGGTGGCTTTTTCAAGTGCTGTTTACTGGCTTTTTATAGCAGGTTGGCAGGAGGCAATTAATGTCTTTACTTCGGTTTTGATTGTGGCTTGTCCCTGTGCCTTGGCTCTCAATGCGCCTTTTGCCTTTGGAAATGCCAGACAAATATTAGCAAAGCATCTTTTTTTCTTAAAAAATACAGATGCAATTGAAGGCTTAGCAACAAAAAATGCTCATTTGGTTTTTGATAAAACGGGAACGCTTACTACCTCTACACCGAAAGCAGTTTGGGTAAGTTGGAATAATAAAAAAGCAGAGTTAGAAGTAACAGAAAAGCAAATTTTGGCTGCTCTTTCTTCGGCATCGCTTCACCCTATCAGTAAAGCTATTTATGAATCTGTTTATGAAGTTGGTGAGG harbors:
- a CDS encoding cbb3-type cytochrome c oxidase subunit 3, giving the protein MYKDVARAIEGIDIYPMIGVIIFFSVFVIMIINVYSAKKTNVAHWENLPLEDATNNHSNSFTQNNTQNETESI
- the ccoN gene encoding cytochrome-c oxidase, cbb3-type subunit I, which encodes MENQTSNQITQESPPIKKKWEGLQLEHFSYDNTIVRNFAYATTFWGLIGMVVGLLAALQMAHPMFNFTEYFTFGRVRAVHTNAVIFAFVGNGIFMGVYYSLQRLCKARMYSDILSKIHFWAWQLIIVFAAVTLFLGYNTSKEYAELEWPLDIAIALIWVVFGVNMMGTIIKRREQHLYVAIWFFIATFVTVAVLHIVNSMEYPVSLTKSYSLYAGVQDALVQWWYGHNAVAFFLTTPYLGLMYYFVPKAANRPVYSYRLSIIHYWALIFIYIWAGPHHLLYTALPDWAQWLGTVFSLMLIAPSWGGMLNGLLTLRGAWDKVRENPVLKFFVVALTSYGMATFEGPMLSFKNVNAISHYTDWTIAHVHVGALGWNGFLTFGMLYWLMPRLFSTKLFSTKLANTHFWIGTLGILFYAIPIYWAGWTQSLMWKEFTPAGFLKYEFLETVTQILPMYYMRAFGGLLYIIGVLIMIYNIFRTIQQGRFIPEEKASAPAIKVQEKEKGGHWHSWIEKRPLQLLFWSTVAILIGGFIEFVPTFLIRSNVPTIAAVKPYTPLELEGRDIYIRENCAVCHSQMIRPFRDETERYGDYSKAGEFVYDRPFLWGSKRTGPDLQREGGKMPDSWHFNHMYDPQSTSPGSIMPPYYWLIENQLNTSLTERKIKAMQNLGVPYPKGFEKKVHEDMAKQAAGIQERLANDNIEVKADREIIAIIAYLQRLGTDVEKVDPQYLPKK
- the ccoS gene encoding cbb3-type cytochrome oxidase assembly protein CcoS — protein: MQVLIVLVICSLIVALGFLAAFFWSVKDNQYEDTYTPSIRILFDDNEIANQDTEAEETK
- a CDS encoding restriction endonuclease, SacI family; protein product: MNHKDKLKEIYTLSSSLLDIKNVDAKTQDYIQSISKNIKSQKGVFTVLVTLLTHKLIEPKQDIRYHQSGMKDGFSGRSIDTQFITPTLKELGLPSMAESGWLTRSLEQPYPYTLNYNGKISNKKVKEAFLNILDVIEKKPNTARNILRLLLSKAIQIQKDSIVKITPLKDVEKVSIDKIYKALDEHFYFKYKIAGGSKLPVLALFAVYQNVVFEMSRYSDCALSPLGSHTASDRTSKTAGDIEIFKKKQLFEAVEVKLDKPIDANMVRIAIEKIKRYNPNRYYILSYEIKQEENHIIEGLVAKMKVEHGCQIIVNGILPTIKYYLRLISSLSDFVENYSLLVQNDTELKKIHKEKWNQLIKKYLN
- the dcm gene encoding DNA (cytosine-5-)-methyltransferase; this translates as MKYKFIDLFAGIGGFRKGFEDAGFECVFTSEINEKCQEVYSTNFGEKPYGDITQINPKEIPDFDILLAGFPCQPFSISGKKKGFEDTRGTLFFDICQIIDEKQPSVVVLENVKHLIHHDKKRTFTTILKALNNLGYNVTHKILNAKDFGLPQNRERIFIIATKNHYFNFSKLKTKKKVILKDFLDTEGEFEFLEKSEYTLINTPRKQASGLLFVGYRNKNIWKKGVRENTEHLSRVHRQPNRIYSIDGTHPTIPSQETAGRFFIYIPELGAVRKLTINECYRIMGFDSNFIKHPNTGERYKQIGNSVAIPVIRAIAESIKEQNLLINESQRQIEGDLHSLFFSS
- a CDS encoding heavy metal translocating P-type ATPase metal-binding domain-containing protein gives rise to the protein MATAVASQETAHKQAEQKQNCFHCGDKCPSTPILYDEKEFCCTGCKTVYTILSQNGLKSYYALDKAGISPKLNQNPEQFAYLDNEELIAQLVDFTDGNFTRITFNLPQIHCASCIWLLEKLPHLFEGVQDSKVNFLRREANISFYTDKISLRKLVESLSSLGYAPDLKLESKNKEKKNSLPPNFLLRLGVAGFCFGNLMLLSFPEYLGLPIAEDEFPRFFGYLNILLSLPVLFFSGANYFKDAFYALRHKTLNFDVPIALGISALFGRSVYEILSHTGAGYSDSLAALIFLLLIGQWFQRRTFDSISFERDYQSYFPLAALLETQENNQKVIKSISLSDLKIEDIVIVKNGQLIPADGELLEGKAQIDYSFVSGETKPIEAKKGERLYAGGRQWGEPLRIKLLKTVSQSYLMQLWNNEAFDKDNNHLLKNITQRWGRNFTVFVLLVAFSSAVYWLFIAGWQEAINVFTSVLIVACPCALALNAPFAFGNARQILAKHLFFLKNTDAIEGLATKNAHLVFDKTGTLTTSTPKAVWVSWNNKKAELEVTEKQILAALSSASLHPISKAIYESVYEVGEGIIYDFEEKIGFGIQGKTKEKGKEQLWKIGNADFVNYKTKIENSQTSKVFISKNGIIKGYFRLSNPLRNGTFKLLEQLKAKKVQLSLLSGDNESEKSRFINIFGEQHLHFNQKPIDKLSFLKKLTSKKTESIFMIGDGLNDAGALKQSDFGIAISEHQEQFSPACDAILRAEALPKLAKFMKYARQTINVVRLGLCISLCYNLVGLSFAVSGTLSPLVAAILMPLSSVSVVGLGIFMTWFLGKRL